GCAAGAAGGGCGAGGAGGATCGCCGCCAGGAGCGCGAGACGGCCATGACCCTGCTGGAGGCCAGCCATCAGCTCGCCGCCCAGGGGGCGCCTCTCCAGGAGGCCGAAGCCATCCGCGCCAGCCTGCACACCTGGCTGTCCGAGGTGGCCTTCGAGGAGGACTGCCTCAGCGTCGAGCGCGCCCGCGAGCTCCGCCAGTGGGCCGCCGCCCACAACCTGGAAGGCCAGGCCGAGCGCATGGAGCGCCGCCTGAGGGGAGACGGCGCATGACCCTGGCCCTCCTGCTGGCCGTACCCGCCCTGGTGGCACCCGCCTCCCCGGAGCCCGCCGCCATCCTGCTGGCGGCCCCGGAAAGCCCCGTGGAGACCCTGTTCCGGCAGGGCCGCGACCTCCGCTACGCCCAGCGCTGGTATCAGGCCGCCCAAGCCTACCGTTCGCTCATCCGGGAGTTCCCCGGGTCCTCCCGCGTGCCGGACGCCCGCTACTGGCTGGCCTCCAGCCTGGAGCAGGACCAGCGCTGGGACGAGGCCGCCGAGGCCTACACCGAGTTCCTCGCGAAGCATCCCGACCAGCGGCTGCTGGGCAAGGAGGCCCGGTTGAACCGCGTGCGCTGCTGGGGCGTCCGGCAGTGGGACAGCCCCGGTGCCCAGGCGGGCCTGGCAGGGGCCCTGTCCGACGATCGCGAGGAGGTCCGCATCGCGGCCGCCCTCCAGCTGGCCAAGCGCCGGGATGGCCGCGCCGTCCCCGTACTCCAGGCCGGCCTCCGGGCCGATGCCTCCTCCGAGGCCTGCCGCCTCGCCCTGCAGGCCATGGGCGTCCAGCCCCAGGCCGCGGGCCCCGCCCAGGGCCGCTTCCTGGTGATCCGCGTGAAGGAGCGGGCCAAGGCCGAGGCCCTGACCGTGCGGCTGACCCTGGGCCTCGCCCGGGCCGTGGGCGGCTACCTCTCGGACGAACAGCTGCGCCAGGCCCGCAGGAAGGGCGTGGACTTGGAACGCCTCATGGACCAGGCCATCAACTCCCCCAAGGGCACGGAGCTCTTCAGCCTCGATGACGGCAAGAGCACGGTCACGGTGACCGTCGAGTAGCCGGGGCGACAGCAGGGCCGGGCCAGAGCGGCTAAGCTGATCGCTGACCATGTCGCGACTCCTGCGCTTCTTCAACGACCACCTGCGTGCCCATGCGCCCCTCATCGCGGGGGCCTCGCTGCTCCTGCTCCTGGCCGGGCTCTGCCAGGGCGCCCTCATCGCCTCCATCAAGTTCGTGTTCGACGATGGCAAGGCCCATGCCCTGAGCGGGGCCCAGATAGGCCTCTTCGGCCAGCTCGAGCACCTCCGGGCCTGGGTCATGGCCCACCTCCCCGAAGCCTCCGCCCTGCGCACGGGCCTGCTGGTGCCCCTGGTGCTGGTGCTGCTCTTCGCCCTGAAGGGCCTCTTCACCTACGCCGGCACCCTGCTCATGGTCCGCAGCGGCATCCGCGCCACCCAGGCCTTCCGCGAGCGGCTCTTCGCCCACCTGCTGGCCCAGGAGCCCGCCTTCTTCCAGAAGCATCCCGTGGGCGAGCTGATCACCCGCAGCATCAGCGACGTGGGCGCCGTCCAGGGCATCGCCAGCAATCAGCTGGCGGAGGCCGTCCGCGAGATCTGCGTGGCCGTCACCATGTTGGCCACGGTCCTCTACATGGACTGGAAGCTGAGCCTCACCCTGTTCCTGGCGGGCCCCCTGGTGGTGCTGCCCGTGAAGCGCCTCAGCCAGCGCATCCGGAAGGTGAACCACCGGAACCAGGAAGCCTCCAGCCGCCTGCTCCAGCGCCTGAAGGAGGTCTTCAGCAACATCCGCGTGGTCCAGGCCTTCGCCCGGGAATCCTACGAGGTGAGCCGCTTCCAGGTACAGAACCAGGAGCTCTACCGGCTGGGCATGAAGAGCGCCCGGGCCTCGGCCCTCTCCACACCGATCATGGAGCTGGTGGGGGGCCTCCTGCTGGCGGGCCTCGCCGCCTACGCCGCGGGCCGCTTCAAGGCCGGCACCCTCACCACCGAGAACTTCCTCACCTACATCCTGGCCATCTACGCGCTCTACGACCCGCTGCGCCGGCTCACCAAGCTCAACAACGAGATCCAGGTGGCCTCCGCCAGCCTGGACCGGGTCTATTCCATGCTGGACCGGAAGCCGGAGCTGCCCGTGACCCCGGACCCGAAGCCGGTGCCCGCACGGCCGGGCCTGCTCCGCTTCGAGGGTGTGGAATTCGCCTACGATGAGAAACACCCGGTCCTGCGCGGCATCGACCTCGAGGTGCGGGCCGGGGAGACCGTGGCCCTGGTGGGCGGCAGCGGGGGCGGCAAGACCACCCTCGTGAACCTGGTGCCCCGCTTCTTCGATCCCACCGCCGGACGCATCACCCTCGACGGCCTCGACCTCCGGGACCTCGACCCCCGCGAGCTCCGCAAGATCATCGGCATCGTCACCCAGGAGACCCTGCTCTTCATGGACACGGTGCACGACAACATCGCCTACGGCAAGCAGGCCAGCCGCGAAGCCGTCATCGCGGCCGCGAAGAAGGCCCACGCCCACGACTTCATCACCACCCTGCCCCACGGCTACGACACGCCCCTGGCGGAAACGGGCTCCAGCCTGAGCGGCGGCCAGCGCCAGCGCCTCGCCATCGCCCGGGCCCTGCTGCAGGATCCGCCCATCCTCATCCTCGACGAGGCCACCAGCGCCCTCGACACCGAGAGCGAGCGGGCCGTGCAGGCCGCCCTGGAGACCCTCATGCAGGACCGCACCACGCTGGTGATCGCCCACCGCCTCAGCACCATCCAGCGGGCCACCCGCATCTGCGCCATGAAGCAGGGGCGCATCGTCGAGCAGGGCACCCACGACGACCTGCTCGCCCGCCACGGCGAGTACGCGCGCCTGCACAAGCTGCAGTTCGCCGAAGCGTGATGCTGGCCTGATGCTCCGCTCCGCCTTCCACTTCGACCTGCCCCCGGAACTCATCGCGCAACACCCGGCCCCGGACCGGGATGGAGCGCGGTTGCTGGTGGTGGACGCGCAGACGGGTGCCTGGTCCCATCGCGCCATCCGCGATCTGCCGCAGCTCGTGCCCGCGGGCAGCCTCTGCGTCCCCAACGACGTGCGGGTGCGCCACGCGCGCCTCTTCCTGCGGCGTAGCGGCGGCGGCGCGGGCGAGGCCCTCCTGCTGCGCAGCCTGGGCGGGGGGCGCTTCGAAGCGATGGTGAAGCCCGGGGCGCGGCTGAAGCCCGGAGCCACCGCCGCCGTGGTGGATCCCGTCTCTGGTGCCGAGCTGGCCCGCCTCGACATCCTCGAGACCCTGCCCGAAGGTCTCCGCGCCGTGCGGGTGCACGCCGAGCACGGCCTGGACTGGGACGAGATCGACCGTATCGGCCGCCTGCCCCTGCCGCCCTACATCGAGCACCTGGCTGAGGCCGAGGACGAGACCCGCTACCAGACGGTCTTCGCCGCCCGGGAAGGGGAAGCCGTGGCGGCGCCCACGGCGGGCCTCCACTTCACACCGGAGCTCATCTCAGCCCTGGAGGCCCGCGGCTGCGGCTGGCATCCGGTGCGGCTCCATGTGGGCCTCGGCACCTTCCGGCCCATGACCGCCGAGCGCCTGGAAGACCACGCCATGCACGAGGAGCGCTTCGAGATCCCCGACGCCACGGCGGGCCGGCTGGAGCCTGTCCTGCGGGATCGCTCCCGCCCCGTGCTCTGCGTGGGCACCACCTCGCTGCGCACCCTCGAAGGCGCCTGGGATGGCTCCCGCCTCGCCCGGGAGGGTGCCACGCGGCTGTTCATCACGCCCGGCTACCGGCTGCGCACCGCCGACCACCTGCTCACCAACTTCCACCTGCCGGAAAGCACCCTCTTCGTGCTGGTGTCCGCGCTGCTAAGCCTCGAGCTCGCCCGGGCCGCCTATGCGGAGGCTGTGAGGGAGCGGTACCGCTTTTTCAGCTACGGCGATGCGATGCTGATCTTGAACGCCTATAGGTAGTCCACAAACTGGTGGATCACCGGGATGCGGTGCTTCTTGCCCTTGGTGGCCTGGAGAATGCTCGTCACCGACATGCCCAGGCACCAGAGCAGCCAGAGGGGCAGGAGGAACCGGATGGAGACAGCGCCGAAGATGGGGAAGAGGCCCAGGATGAGCATGGCCAGGGTCACGGCGCACTCGGCGAAGGCCAGGATGACGCCCTGGCGCGCATGCCAGAGCAGCTCTGAATCCTCGCGGTTCCGCATGTAGGGCAGGAAGGCCCAGGGCCCCGCGTAGCACAGGATCAGGTCTCGCAGGCGCTCCCCCACGTACAGGGGGGTCGGGACATCCAGGGGCACGGCAACCTCCGGGTCGAGGATAGCCTAAGCGACGGTCAGCGTCCCCGCAGGACCACCAGCAGGGCCATGAGGAGCACCACCACGGCGTAGCTCTGCTTCAGCTTCGCCCCGTGCACGCGGGTGGCCACCCGGGCGCCGGCCAGGGCCCCGATGGCGAATCCCAGGGCCACACCCGCGATGACCCCCCAGGGCAGGCCGCCCTGGGCCTTGGCGTAGACGTACACGCCCGGCAGGCCGATGGGCGGCAGCAGCATGGCGAGGCTCGTGAGCTGGGCCTCGTGCTGGGTCATGCGGAACCGCGAGGCCAGCAGGGGGATCACCACCACCGCGCCGCCCAGGCCCGTGAGTCCGGAGACCACCCCGGCCAGCAGGCCGATGGGCGCCCCGGCGGTCCAGAGACCGGTAGACAGGTCCAGGGGCTCCACCGTCCGGTCCACGGGCTCCAGCTCACGCCGGAAAAAGGTCTTGAGGGCCAGGAGCACCAGGAAGGCCGCATAGCCCCAGCGCAGGGGCTCCGAGGGAATGAGGTTGGCCACCCGGGCCCCGCCGTAGATGCCGAAGAGGAAGGCCAGCACCAGCACCCCCACCAGGCGCAGGCTCGTGTGGATGCCCCGGCTGCGGTACTGGAGCACCGCCGGCAGGCCCGTGGGCAGCAGCATGGCCGCCAGGGTGGCGCCCTGGGCGCGGTGCTGATCCAGATGCAGCACGAGACCCAGCAGGGGCACCATCACGACGCCGCCCCCCACGCCGAAGAGGCCCGACAGCACGCCACCGCAGAGGCCTGTGCCGAGACCCGCCAGCAGATGATTTGCCTCCGGGCTCACAGCGCCTCCAGGGGGTGGGCTTCGAAGAAGGCCCAGATGAGGTGGCTGGCGGAGAGGTCCGGCACGGGCCGATCCGCCCCCGCCACGTAGGGCCGGCCGCCGGGCCAGGCGTGCCCCATGCCCGCCACGGTCCAGAGGCCCACCTCGCAGTCGCCGCCCGTCCAGACCCGCAGGTCGTGGGCTTCCAGGGAATCCCGGACCGGCCCCTCGTGGCAGCCCATCAGGGCCGCCCAGCGGGCCAGGGCCTCCGGGGCGGCCAGGGCCGGGACGCGCCGGCCCTGGGGCCCCACGCCCCCGCCGTAGGGGATGTGCCGATCCTCCGTCCCGTGGAAGGCCAGGGTGGGCACGGGCCGGGCCGGAGCCGGGCCCCAGACCGGGGCTCCCGCCACCGCGGCGATGGCGGCCACCCAGGGCGCTTCGAGGGCCAGCCGGTAGGCCATGCGGGCCCCGTTGGAGAAGCCCGCCACGAAGAGGCGCCGGGGGTCCACCGGTGCGTGGCGATCCACCCGGTCCACCACGGCCGAGAGGAAGGCCACGTCATCCGTGTCCGGGTGCAGGGGGCAGCCCAGCCCCGGGCCGACATTCCACGCGGAGCCGCGCTCGGGATCCTCGAGGCCCGCCTCGCCGAGGGCCTGGGGGTAGGCCACCCGGAAGCCCCGCTCGTCGGCCAGGCGGCTCAGACCCGAGAGCGAGGCCATGATGCGCGCCGTGCCGCCCGTGCCGTGCAGGGCGACCACCAGGGGCAGGAACCGGCCCGCGGCTCCGGGCGGGTCGTGGACCAGGACCCGGCGGCTCTCGCCCTGCCATTCGAGCTTCAGGTAGTGGCCCTGGCCGTGCTGCACCGATCCCCCCCACCCGGATTCTGGGACCCCCTGTGTTCCAATGGAAGGTTGGAGGTCCCCGTGCAGGTCCAGCTCAACCAGGATGTGGTGCTCGACAGCCGGCGGGCCGTGTGGCTGCCCCGGCAGAAGACGCTGGTGTTGGCGGACCTCTTCTTCGGCATGGGCGCCGCCCGGCGCCGCCGGCCGGACCCCCTGCCTCCTCCGCAGCAGACGGAGATCTGGGAGCGGGTGTTCAGCCTCATCGACGACTACGCTCCCGTCCAGATCGCCCTGCTGGGGGACCTCAAGCCCAGCCAGGGCACGGTGGAAGGCGACGAGGCCGAGGAACTGCGCACCATCTTCCGCAAGCTCAAAGGCGGCGGACGCCAGGTGGTGCAGGTGGTGGGGCACCCGGACCGCAGTGTCGGCCCCGCCCTCGAGGGCACCGGCATCCAGCCCGTGGAGCAGCACCGGGTGGGGCCCTTCACCCTGATGCACCGCCGCCGCATCTTCGTCTACCCCCGCCATGACTCGTCCCAGGGCTTCTGGATCAATGGCGGCGTGCACCCCCTCTTCGCCGTGCCCAGCCCCGGGCCCGCGGCGGAGCCGGACTGGATGCGGCTTCCCGCCTTCCTCTACACGGGCTTCGCCCTGGTGATGCCGCCCTTCGTGAGCTACGCCCAGGGCTTCGAGGTCATCCAGGCCGAGCGCCTGCCCCGCCAGGCCCGCGCCTGGAAGCTGCTGGCGGACCGCCTCAGTCCCCTGGAGCTGGCGGAGCTGCCGCCGGCCCCGGAGCACCTGCGCACCCTCACCCGCCCACCCCGCAAGGGCGCCCCCAAGAACGGGGACTAGGACCGGCTACTTCTTCCTGGCCTTGGGCATGGGCGCGCCGCCCCGGAAGCCGCGGCCATCGTCCAGAACCAAGTCCCAGCCCAGCCGGTCGCCCTTCTTCAGGCCGATGCGCTTGAAGGTGCCCGCGGGAAACTCGACGAAGTGGCGCGCGGGGACGGTCCCCCCGTAGGTGGGGCAGTCATCGCCGCGCATGGGGCTGCACGGGGGGACATGCTCGGCCGTCTCCACCACGCGGCCCTCGGCGTCCACCCAGGCCACGTCCAGGGCGATGAGGCAGTTCTTCATCCAGATGGCGTGGCTGCCCTCCTCGCCGTAGATGAAGAACATGCAGCGGTCCTTGGCCAGGCTCTGGCGGTACATCAGGCCCTTCGCCTTCTCCTGGTCCGTGGCGGCCACCTCGGCCAGGAAGGCCGTCTGCTTGAAGGCCACGGTGCCCCCGCCCCCCGCCAGCAGGGGCAGGGACAGCAGGGCGGCGAACAGCATGCGCATGTCTACTCCTCAGAAGGCCATTATCAATGAAGTGCCTGCAGGCGGGCGAAGGCTTCAGGGGCCGATGATACCTCGCAGGTTGTGGCCACATGCTTCGAGCTTCCCGGCGGCCGGGGGGTCAGGGGCTCTCGAGCCACTCCGCCACGCGATCCACATCCCGCTCCGTGTGGAAGCCGTGGAAGGCCACCCGCAGGTAGCCCTCGCGGACGGAGGCGAAGACGCCTCGG
This DNA window, taken from Geothrix edaphica, encodes the following:
- a CDS encoding tetratricopeptide repeat protein; the protein is MTLALLLAVPALVAPASPEPAAILLAAPESPVETLFRQGRDLRYAQRWYQAAQAYRSLIREFPGSSRVPDARYWLASSLEQDQRWDEAAEAYTEFLAKHPDQRLLGKEARLNRVRCWGVRQWDSPGAQAGLAGALSDDREEVRIAAALQLAKRRDGRAVPVLQAGLRADASSEACRLALQAMGVQPQAAGPAQGRFLVIRVKERAKAEALTVRLTLGLARAVGGYLSDEQLRQARRKGVDLERLMDQAINSPKGTELFSLDDGKSTVTVTVE
- a CDS encoding ABC transporter ATP-binding protein translates to MSRLLRFFNDHLRAHAPLIAGASLLLLLAGLCQGALIASIKFVFDDGKAHALSGAQIGLFGQLEHLRAWVMAHLPEASALRTGLLVPLVLVLLFALKGLFTYAGTLLMVRSGIRATQAFRERLFAHLLAQEPAFFQKHPVGELITRSISDVGAVQGIASNQLAEAVREICVAVTMLATVLYMDWKLSLTLFLAGPLVVLPVKRLSQRIRKVNHRNQEASSRLLQRLKEVFSNIRVVQAFARESYEVSRFQVQNQELYRLGMKSARASALSTPIMELVGGLLLAGLAAYAAGRFKAGTLTTENFLTYILAIYALYDPLRRLTKLNNEIQVASASLDRVYSMLDRKPELPVTPDPKPVPARPGLLRFEGVEFAYDEKHPVLRGIDLEVRAGETVALVGGSGGGKTTLVNLVPRFFDPTAGRITLDGLDLRDLDPRELRKIIGIVTQETLLFMDTVHDNIAYGKQASREAVIAAAKKAHAHDFITTLPHGYDTPLAETGSSLSGGQRQRLAIARALLQDPPILILDEATSALDTESERAVQAALETLMQDRTTLVIAHRLSTIQRATRICAMKQGRIVEQGTHDDLLARHGEYARLHKLQFAEA
- the queA gene encoding tRNA preQ1(34) S-adenosylmethionine ribosyltransferase-isomerase QueA; its protein translation is MLRSAFHFDLPPELIAQHPAPDRDGARLLVVDAQTGAWSHRAIRDLPQLVPAGSLCVPNDVRVRHARLFLRRSGGGAGEALLLRSLGGGRFEAMVKPGARLKPGATAAVVDPVSGAELARLDILETLPEGLRAVRVHAEHGLDWDEIDRIGRLPLPPYIEHLAEAEDETRYQTVFAAREGEAVAAPTAGLHFTPELISALEARGCGWHPVRLHVGLGTFRPMTAERLEDHAMHEERFEIPDATAGRLEPVLRDRSRPVLCVGTTSLRTLEGAWDGSRLAREGATRLFITPGYRLRTADHLLTNFHLPESTLFVLVSALLSLELARAAYAEAVRERYRFFSYGDAMLILNAYR
- a CDS encoding alpha/beta hydrolase family esterase, yielding MQHGQGHYLKLEWQGESRRVLVHDPPGAAGRFLPLVVALHGTGGTARIMASLSGLSRLADERGFRVAYPQALGEAGLEDPERGSAWNVGPGLGCPLHPDTDDVAFLSAVVDRVDRHAPVDPRRLFVAGFSNGARMAYRLALEAPWVAAIAAVAGAPVWGPAPARPVPTLAFHGTEDRHIPYGGGVGPQGRRVPALAAPEALARWAALMGCHEGPVRDSLEAHDLRVWTGGDCEVGLWTVAGMGHAWPGGRPYVAGADRPVPDLSASHLIWAFFEAHPLEAL
- a CDS encoding DUF192 domain-containing protein — protein: MRMLFAALLSLPLLAGGGGTVAFKQTAFLAEVAATDQEKAKGLMYRQSLAKDRCMFFIYGEEGSHAIWMKNCLIALDVAWVDAEGRVVETAEHVPPCSPMRGDDCPTYGGTVPARHFVEFPAGTFKRIGLKKGDRLGWDLVLDDGRGFRGGAPMPKARKK
- a CDS encoding sulfite exporter TauE/SafE family protein, with translation MSPEANHLLAGLGTGLCGGVLSGLFGVGGGVVMVPLLGLVLHLDQHRAQGATLAAMLLPTGLPAVLQYRSRGIHTSLRLVGVLVLAFLFGIYGGARVANLIPSEPLRWGYAAFLVLLALKTFFRRELEPVDRTVEPLDLSTGLWTAGAPIGLLAGVVSGLTGLGGAVVVIPLLASRFRMTQHEAQLTSLAMLLPPIGLPGVYVYAKAQGGLPWGVIAGVALGFAIGALAGARVATRVHGAKLKQSYAVVVLLMALLVVLRGR